Proteins encoded within one genomic window of Ovis aries strain OAR_USU_Benz2616 breed Rambouillet chromosome 1, ARS-UI_Ramb_v3.0, whole genome shotgun sequence:
- the MAGEF1 gene encoding melanoma-associated antigen F1, with product MLQKPESGALPIPQAEREMDGSHDGETQPLTASQEMAPSPLLQESPEEDLGAVREEGASEPSLTPKGARALAAKTLARRRACRRLDRTVAELVQFLLLKDRKKSPITRSEMVKYVIGDLKDLFPEIIARAAEHLRYVFGFELKQLDRKHHTYILINKLKPIEHEEEALGGDGPRLGLLMMILGLIYMKGNSAREAQVWAMLRRLGVRPSKYHFLFGYPKRLIMEDFVQLRYLNYRRVPHTNPPECEFSWGPRSNLETSKMKVLGFVAKLHKKEPQHWPVQYREALADEADRARAGASVRARASTHLW from the coding sequence ATGTTGCAGAAACCCGAGAGCGGGGCTCTCCCCATCCCTCAGGCGGAGAGGGAGATGGATGGCAGCCATGACGGTGAGACCCAGCCTCTGACCGCCTCGCAGGAGATGGCCCCGAGCCCCCTCCTGCAGGAGAGCCCCGAGGAGGACCTTGGCGCTGTAAGGGAGGAGGGGGCTTCGGAACCCTCTCTCACCCCGAAAGGCGCGAGGGCTTTGGCAGCCAAAACCTTGGCCCGGCGTAGAGCCTGCCGCCGTCTGGATCGGACGGTAGCCGAGTTGGTGCAATTTCTGCTGTTGAAGGACAGGAAGAAGAGCCCCATCACTCGCTCCGAGATGGTGAAATACGTTATCGGAGACTTAAAGGATCTATTCCCTGAGATCATCGCAAGGGCCGCAGAGCATCTGCGGTACGTCTTCGGTTTCGAGCTGAAACAGCTTGACCGCAAGCACCACACTTACATCCTGATCAACAAGCTAAAACCTATTGAGCATGAGGAGGAGGCTCTGGGAGGAGATGGCCCCAGGTTGGGTCTCTTAATGATGATCTTGGGCCTTATCTACATGAAAGGTAATAGCGCCAGAGAGGCACAGGTCTGGGCGATGCTGCGTCGGTTGGGGGTGCGTCCCTCAAAGTATCACTTCCTCTTTGGGTACCCGAAGAGGCTTATTATGGAAGATTTCGTGCAGCTGAGATACCTCAATTACAGGCGTGTGCCTCACACCAACCCACCGGAATGTGAATTCTCTTGGGGTCCCCGAAGCAACTTGGAAACCAGCAAGATGAAAGTCCTGGGGTTCGTGGCCAAGCTCCATAAGAAAGAACCCCAACACTGGCCAGTGCAGTACCGTGAGGCCCTGGCAGATGAGGCTGATAGGGCCAGAGCTGGGGCCAGTGTGAGGGCTAGGGCCAGCACTCACCTCTGGTGA